AGGCTTTTGATCATCGCGTATTAGATCAGTCGACCAGCGAAATTGTTAACACAGCGAAGCGCACAGGTGCGCAGGTAAATGGTCCTGTACCATTGCCGCGCCGCATGAATAAATTTACTGTGTTGCGTTCGCCTCATATTGATAAAAAATCTCGCGAGCAGTTTGAGATTCGTACACATAAGCGTTTGATTGACATTGTTGATCCTACCCCACAAACGGTAGATGCGTTGATGAAGCTGGATCTTGCTGCTGGTGTGGATGTTCAGATTAAACTGGAAGGAGCCGCATAATGCGTACCGGTCTTATTGCAGAAAAAATCGGCATGAGCCGCGTGTTTACTGATATTGGTGAGCATGTGCCAGTGACTGTTCTTAAAGTGGATTCTTGTCAGGTGATCGCGCAGAAAACGCACGATAAAGACGGATATGATGCCGTCCAGCTGGGTGTGGGCGAAGCCAAGGTAAAGAATGTAAGTAAACCTATGCGCGGGCATTTTGCTAAAGCTAAAGTAGCGCCCAAACGCAAGGTTGCTGAGTTTCGTGTTACCTCTGATAACCTGCTTGATTTAGGTGCAGAGCTGTCTGCAAAGCATTTTGTTGTAGGTCAATATGTAGATGTTTCAGCAACTTCTATTGGTAAAGGCTTTGCTGGTGCCATGAAGCGTCATAATTTTGCTGGACTTGAGGCATCACACGGTGTAAGTATCTCGCACCGTTCACACGGATCCACCGGTCACTGTCAAGATCCAGGCCGCGTTTTCAAAGGTAAGAAAATGGCTGGACAGCTTGGTAATAAGAAAGTGACAACTCAGAACCTTTTGGTTATGGCGGCGGATGAAGAGCAGGGTGTTATCATGCTCCGTGGTGCGGTACCAGGATCTAAAGGATCCTACGTTATGATTTCCGACGCAATCAAGCGTGCATTGCCTTCTAGCGCTCCGGTGCCAGCGGCATTTATAGGTGCAAATGATGCGAAGGCAGCAGATGAAGCTACTGCAGAGACGTCCGCATAAACGGAGCAGTCTGCGGAGGTTTCCGTTTCTTCTTTGAAAATGGATTCATTGAAGACTGAAAATGTTAACCACGCTGATGCGTGAAACGAGAGCAAACAGGGTAAGCCCTATGAAAGCAAAGATTGTAAATCTTGATAACAAGGCATCGGGAGAATTAGATCTCGATAAGGCTGTATTTGGCGTGCCTGTACGTGCTGATATTCTGCAGCGTGTTGTAGAGTGGCAACGTGCAAAGGCTCGTGCTGGCACTCACAAAACCAAAGGTATTAGTGAGATCAGCGGTACGACCAAAAAACCATTTCGCCAAAAAGGCACCGGTAATGCACGTGCAGGTAGCTTGCGTTCTGCGCAGCGCCGCGGCGGTGCAACAATATTTGGCCCTGTGGTACGCAGCCATGCTTATAGCTTACCTAAGAAAGTGCGCAAATTAGGTTTGAAGACAGCGCTTTCTTCTAAATTAGCTGACGGCAAGTTGTTTATACTTTCAGATGCGGATATCAAAGATATCAAAACAAAAGATCTTGTTGGTAAGTTTGATGCACTTGGTTTTACGAAGCCGTTGTTCATTGATGGAGAAGCGGTAAACGAAAATTTTGCTAAAGCTGCTCGTAATATTAAAGGTGTGGATGTATTGCCTCAGATGGGCGCGAATGTTTATGACATACTTCGCCATTCTGAATTGGTTCTTACACAAGATGCCGTTAAACTTTTGGAGGCTCGTCTGAAATGAGTAAGAAAAAAGCAACAGCTAAGGCCGACGTAAAAGCTTTTCATTACGATGTTT
This window of the Alphaproteobacteria bacterium genome carries:
- the rplC gene encoding 50S ribosomal protein L3: MRTGLIAEKIGMSRVFTDIGEHVPVTVLKVDSCQVIAQKTHDKDGYDAVQLGVGEAKVKNVSKPMRGHFAKAKVAPKRKVAEFRVTSDNLLDLGAELSAKHFVVGQYVDVSATSIGKGFAGAMKRHNFAGLEASHGVSISHRSHGSTGHCQDPGRVFKGKKMAGQLGNKKVTTQNLLVMAADEEQGVIMLRGAVPGSKGSYVMISDAIKRALPSSAPVPAAFIGANDAKAADEATAETSA
- the rpsJ gene encoding 30S ribosomal protein S10; amino-acid sequence: MDNQKIRIRLKAFDHRVLDQSTSEIVNTAKRTGAQVNGPVPLPRRMNKFTVLRSPHIDKKSREQFEIRTHKRLIDIVDPTPQTVDALMKLDLAAGVDVQIKLEGAA
- the rplD gene encoding 50S ribosomal protein L4, with the protein product MKAKIVNLDNKASGELDLDKAVFGVPVRADILQRVVEWQRAKARAGTHKTKGISEISGTTKKPFRQKGTGNARAGSLRSAQRRGGATIFGPVVRSHAYSLPKKVRKLGLKTALSSKLADGKLFILSDADIKDIKTKDLVGKFDALGFTKPLFIDGEAVNENFAKAARNIKGVDVLPQMGANVYDILRHSELVLTQDAVKLLEARLK